One bacterium BMS3Abin11 genomic region harbors:
- a CDS encoding CDP-alcohol phosphatidyltransferase — MYNAYSRLQVRKMTGKSDKSIRKGIYILPNSLTTGALFAGFSAIIQASKGDFELAVILIFVAMVLDGLDGRVARMTNTTSEFGIQYDSLSDMVSFGLAPALVVYEWSLNSMGKLGWLVAFIYTVAAALRLARFNTHAADEKSFFQGLPSPSAAAILAAFIWVVNDYGMSGVDFKIPILLLTLAAAILMVSNVPFRSFKDFDLKSNVPFVVVLGIVIALVVIVYDPPRVLFAGFFIYLVSGPVTALLQRKKRKEDLEGEDGDSSGEDSD; from the coding sequence ATGTATAATGCCTATTCTCGGCTACAGGTACGTAAAATGACTGGAAAATCAGATAAATCAATACGCAAGGGTATCTATATTCTGCCCAATTCGCTTACCACCGGCGCACTATTTGCTGGTTTTTCAGCAATCATACAGGCAAGCAAGGGTGATTTTGAACTGGCGGTGATTCTTATTTTTGTTGCCATGGTGCTCGATGGCCTCGATGGACGTGTAGCACGTATGACAAATACTACCAGTGAATTTGGTATCCAGTATGACAGCCTGTCAGACATGGTTTCATTTGGTCTGGCACCCGCACTGGTGGTTTATGAATGGTCTTTAAATTCCATGGGTAAGCTTGGTTGGTTGGTCGCATTTATCTACACAGTGGCCGCAGCTCTAAGACTGGCACGTTTTAATACCCATGCGGCCGATGAGAAATCTTTTTTTCAGGGACTACCCAGCCCCTCTGCGGCAGCTATCCTGGCCGCTTTCATCTGGGTGGTTAATGACTACGGCATGTCAGGAGTAGATTTCAAAATACCTATTTTGTTGCTGACCCTGGCGGCTGCCATCCTTATGGTTAGCAACGTGCCGTTCCGCAGCTTCAAGGATTTTGACCTGAAAAGCAATGTCCCTTTTGTCGTAGTCCTGGGTATAGTTATTGCCCTGGTAGTGATTGTTTATGACCCGCCCAGGGTCTTGTTCGCGGGTTTCTTTATTTACCTTGTTTCTGGGCCGGTTACTGCTTTGTTGCAACGGAAGAAGAGGAAGGAAGATCTGGAAGGCGAGGATGGTGATAGTTCTGGGGAAGATTCGGACTGA
- the leuA_2 gene encoding 2-isopropylmalate synthase, which translates to MSDSLIIFDTTLRDGEQSPGASMTRDEKVRIARSLERMRVDVIEAGFPAASRGDFESVHAVASVVEESRVCALARAIESDIQAAADAIKPAEKNRIHTFIATSPIHMQEKLHMTTEQVLERAVWAVKFSRQFTDDVEFSPEDAGRSDEDFLCEVIEAVISAGATTINIPDTVGYNLPGQFGLLIANLRKRIPNSDKAIFSVHCHNDLGMAVANSLSAVLNGARQVECTINGLGERAGNAALEEIVMAVETRQDVFDCSTGIDTTQIVPTSRLVSNITGFTVQPNKAIVGVNAFAHESGIHQDGVIKKRETYEIMRAEDVGWAHNRMVLGKHSGRNAFRTRLKELGVEVETESALNSAFARFKELADKKHEIFDEDLQALATEVSIDQENETVKLVALKVCSETGETPVADVTLNVDGTDMSATMPGGGPVDAAFKAIEAIINYGCKLLLYSVNNITTGTDSQGEVTVRIEKDSRIVNGTGADTDIVIASAKAYLNAMNKMKINLDRSHPQSSQPPI; encoded by the coding sequence ATGAGTGATTCATTAATTATATTTGATACGACCTTGCGTGACGGTGAGCAGAGTCCTGGCGCGTCGATGACGCGTGATGAAAAAGTACGTATCGCACGCAGTCTGGAGCGTATGCGGGTAGATGTTATAGAGGCCGGGTTCCCGGCGGCCAGCCGTGGTGATTTTGAAAGTGTTCATGCTGTTGCTTCAGTCGTAGAAGAAAGTCGGGTATGTGCTTTGGCACGCGCCATTGAAAGTGACATACAGGCGGCTGCAGATGCCATTAAACCGGCGGAAAAGAACCGTATCCATACCTTTATCGCCACATCTCCCATACATATGCAGGAAAAATTGCACATGACAACGGAGCAGGTGCTGGAGCGTGCTGTCTGGGCAGTAAAATTTTCTCGCCAGTTCACCGATGATGTTGAGTTCTCTCCAGAAGATGCAGGTCGATCCGATGAAGATTTTCTGTGTGAGGTGATTGAGGCTGTTATCTCTGCCGGCGCTACGACCATAAATATTCCAGATACTGTGGGCTATAATTTGCCAGGGCAGTTTGGTCTGTTGATTGCTAATTTACGGAAGCGTATTCCGAATTCGGATAAAGCAATCTTTTCTGTTCATTGTCATAATGATCTCGGTATGGCCGTTGCCAATTCACTGAGTGCTGTTCTCAATGGCGCGAGACAGGTTGAATGCACCATTAATGGCCTCGGTGAAAGGGCGGGAAATGCCGCGCTCGAAGAGATAGTCATGGCAGTAGAAACCCGCCAGGATGTGTTCGACTGTAGTACCGGCATAGATACCACCCAGATCGTGCCAACCAGTCGTCTGGTATCCAATATTACTGGTTTTACCGTGCAGCCGAACAAGGCGATTGTTGGCGTCAATGCCTTTGCCCATGAGTCGGGTATCCACCAGGATGGCGTGATCAAAAAACGCGAGACTTACGAAATCATGCGTGCTGAAGACGTTGGTTGGGCGCATAATCGCATGGTTTTGGGTAAGCACTCCGGTCGAAATGCCTTCCGTACCCGACTCAAAGAGTTAGGTGTTGAAGTCGAAACTGAATCCGCACTCAATTCGGCCTTTGCCCGATTTAAGGAACTTGCTGACAAGAAACATGAAATATTTGATGAAGATCTGCAGGCACTGGCAACCGAGGTATCAATTGATCAGGAGAACGAAACAGTAAAGTTGGTTGCATTGAAAGTGTGTTCAGAAACTGGCGAGACACCCGTAGCGGATGTAACACTGAATGTTGATGGTACGGATATGTCAGCAACTATGCCGGGTGGTGGTCCTGTTGATGCGGCCTTTAAAGCAATAGAAGCTATCATTAATTATGGTTGCAAATTACTGCTTTATTCGGTGAACAATATTACTACCGGTACTGACTCGCAGGGTGAAGTGACTGTTCGTATTGAGAAAGATTCTCGCATAGTTAATGGCACGGGCGCCGATACCGATATTGTCATTGCTTCAGCCAAGGCTTATCTAAATGCCATGAACAAGATGAAGATCAACCTTGACCGTTCGCATCCACAATCTTCCCAGCCTCCAATCTGA
- a CDS encoding uracil DNA glycosylase superfamily protein, which produces MNPVTDLRRQALEDMGIDVWLLRHNSKVAGPTTKGLLDAAGDENEDGWSFLQKEVQACQRCALFKSRIQTVFGSGNVRAELLLIGEAPGAEEDRQGQPFVGKAGKLLDAMLFAIGLERDQVYICNVLKCRPPNNRNPQPAEVESCASFLSAQIEFIKPKVILALGRFAAHSLLQTEAPVYKMRESNNILPGTEIPVVVTYHPASLLRNPEQKALSWQDLCKVNQLLETIAGGERV; this is translated from the coding sequence ATGAATCCAGTGACTGATCTGCGTAGACAAGCGCTCGAAGATATGGGTATAGATGTCTGGCTGCTTCGGCATAACAGCAAAGTTGCTGGGCCTACTACAAAGGGGCTGCTTGATGCTGCTGGAGATGAGAATGAGGATGGCTGGAGCTTTTTACAAAAGGAGGTGCAGGCATGTCAGCGCTGTGCTCTGTTTAAAAGCCGTATACAGACAGTATTTGGCAGCGGTAATGTCCGGGCCGAATTACTGCTAATTGGTGAAGCACCGGGAGCAGAGGAAGATCGACAGGGACAGCCATTTGTTGGCAAGGCAGGAAAACTACTGGATGCAATGTTATTTGCTATAGGTCTGGAGCGTGATCAGGTTTACATCTGTAACGTTTTGAAATGTCGGCCACCAAATAACCGCAACCCGCAGCCTGCTGAAGTTGAATCCTGCGCATCTTTTCTTAGTGCACAGATTGAGTTCATAAAGCCAAAAGTCATTCTTGCTCTAGGGCGCTTTGCTGCCCACAGCCTGCTACAGACAGAAGCGCCTGTTTATAAAATGCGTGAAAGCAATAATATTCTACCAGGAACCGAAATACCTGTTGTGGTGACCTATCATCCCGCAAGTCTATTGCGAAATCCTGAGCAAAAAGCACTGTCATGGCAGGATTTGTGTAAGGTGAACCAATTGTTGGAGACTATTGCTGGAGGCGAAAGGGTTTGA
- a CDS encoding ribosomal-protein-alanine N-acetyltransferase yields the protein MTKGVHSAGIRPMREIDLAEVLAIENVSYDFPWTEGIFRDCLKKQYPSMLFVQQKRILAYAIFQFIVDECHLLNLCIRQEERRQGLATKMVQYLMNQARQNDMGSIFLEVRESNTAAIKLYDKLGFNEIGLRRDYYPGSSGREDALVLAHEIV from the coding sequence TTGACGAAGGGGGTACATTCAGCAGGCATTCGCCCGATGCGGGAGATTGATTTAGCAGAGGTTCTGGCAATAGAAAATGTGTCCTATGATTTCCCATGGACGGAAGGGATTTTCCGGGATTGTTTGAAAAAACAGTATCCCTCTATGCTTTTCGTTCAGCAAAAAAGAATTCTTGCTTACGCAATTTTTCAATTTATAGTTGATGAGTGCCATCTGCTCAACCTTTGTATCCGACAGGAAGAAAGGAGGCAGGGGTTGGCAACGAAGATGGTTCAGTATTTAATGAATCAGGCCCGACAAAATGATATGGGTTCGATCTTTCTTGAGGTGAGGGAATCCAACACAGCAGCAATAAAACTTTATGACAAACTGGGTTTTAATGAAATAGGTTTGCGAAGAGATTATTACCCAGGTAGTAGCGGACGTGAAGATGCGCTGGTTCTGGCGCATGAGATAGTTTGA
- the siaT_2 gene encoding sialic acid TRAP transporter permease protein SiaT, protein MIIAILLLLLALFGAPLFSIIAGGALWGFHSEEINLQVVTIEIYRLAEMPLLLAIPLFTFAGYLLGESQAPARMVRMAHALLGWMPGGLAIVALTACAFFTAFTGASGVTIVALGALLYPALQQAGYPERFNLGLITTSGSLGLLFAPSLPLILYGVVAQQASLDTPVNIDDLFLAGILPGLLMVILLSGWSMWKQPKGQLTSKLDSKEIFAAIRESIWEIPLPFLVLGGIYGGYIAVSEAAAVTVVYVLIVEVLINREVKIRDLPLIIRESMVLVGAILLILGVSLASTNYMVDADVPTRLFETIRAYIDNKWTFLIVLNIFLLGLGMMLDIFSALIIIVPIILPIAVGYGINPVHLGIVFLANMQLGYFTPPVGMNLFIASYRFNKPVMELYIATLPFFFILLFAVLVITYVPSLSLVFLGP, encoded by the coding sequence GTGATCATCGCAATTCTTCTATTGTTGCTGGCATTATTTGGCGCCCCACTATTCAGTATAATCGCAGGAGGCGCACTTTGGGGATTTCACAGCGAGGAAATTAATCTTCAGGTAGTTACCATAGAAATATATCGTCTCGCCGAGATGCCGTTACTGCTGGCAATCCCATTATTTACCTTTGCCGGCTATCTGCTCGGTGAAAGCCAGGCGCCCGCACGCATGGTTCGAATGGCCCATGCTCTGCTAGGCTGGATGCCTGGTGGGCTGGCCATTGTTGCTCTGACAGCCTGCGCATTTTTCACTGCATTCACCGGTGCCTCTGGTGTCACAATAGTAGCGCTTGGTGCCCTGCTTTATCCAGCATTACAGCAGGCGGGCTATCCAGAGAGATTTAATCTGGGTCTGATTACCACCTCGGGCAGTTTGGGTCTGTTATTTGCCCCTTCACTGCCACTGATTCTCTATGGCGTGGTTGCACAGCAGGCATCATTGGATACCCCGGTAAATATTGATGATCTGTTTCTCGCTGGCATCCTGCCAGGCTTGCTGATGGTCATTTTGCTTTCAGGCTGGAGCATGTGGAAACAGCCTAAAGGCCAGCTTACAAGTAAGCTGGACAGTAAGGAAATCTTTGCGGCAATTCGCGAGTCCATCTGGGAAATCCCTCTGCCTTTCCTGGTACTGGGTGGAATATATGGTGGTTATATCGCAGTCTCAGAGGCGGCTGCAGTCACTGTAGTTTATGTACTAATCGTCGAGGTCTTGATAAACCGTGAAGTAAAAATACGAGATCTGCCTTTAATCATCCGTGAATCTATGGTTCTGGTCGGTGCGATATTACTGATTTTGGGCGTATCACTGGCATCGACTAATTACATGGTTGATGCCGATGTCCCTACCCGCCTGTTTGAAACCATTCGCGCATATATTGATAACAAGTGGACTTTTCTTATCGTACTTAATATATTTTTACTGGGCCTGGGTATGATGCTGGATATTTTCTCTGCACTAATCATAATCGTCCCGATCATCTTACCTATCGCCGTCGGCTATGGTATTAACCCAGTCCACCTCGGTATTGTTTTTCTGGCGAATATGCAGCTGGGTTATTTCACGCCACCGGTAGGCATGAATCTGTTTATTGCCAGTTACCGCTTCAATAAACCCGTGATGGAATTGTATATTGCCACCCTGCCATTTTTCTTTATTCTACTTTTCGCCGTGCTGGTCATCACCTACGTTCCATCATTGAGCCTGGTGTTTCTAGGTCCTTAA
- the siaT_3 gene encoding sialic acid TRAP transporter permease protein SiaT: protein MLQRGVKILHNIEDSLLVFILLAMVTLAFSQIVMRNLFDTGVFWLDPLLRVLVLWTGLLGALVATRQDKQISVDVLTRILPAKLKIISNIITRSFAAIVSAIIAWYSFRFLIDEWHSGVTAFASVPAWLTESIIPFGFAVIALRYTLQVAALLIQALKGDDGQ from the coding sequence ATGCTGCAGCGCGGAGTTAAAATTCTTCACAATATAGAAGACAGTTTGCTGGTCTTCATCCTGCTGGCCATGGTGACACTGGCCTTCAGTCAGATTGTAATGAGAAACTTATTTGATACTGGGGTGTTCTGGCTAGATCCTCTATTGCGGGTTCTTGTACTGTGGACAGGTTTACTGGGGGCCTTGGTCGCTACCCGTCAGGATAAACAGATCAGTGTCGATGTCCTCACCCGCATCTTGCCGGCAAAATTAAAAATTATCAGCAATATCATTACCCGTTCATTTGCTGCGATTGTGTCCGCGATCATTGCCTGGTATTCATTTCGTTTCCTGATTGATGAATGGCATTCAGGTGTAACAGCATTTGCCTCGGTACCCGCCTGGCTGACTGAATCGATTATTCCTTTCGGCTTTGCTGTAATTGCTCTGCGTTATACCCTTCAGGTAGCCGCTCTCCTTATACAGGCATTAAAGGGAGATGATGGTCAGTGA
- the siaP gene encoding sialic acid-binding periplasmic protein SiaP precursor: protein MPFIHISKRFTQFFLVIAIFLSFSNSHAMTLKIATLAPDGTSWMKNMRAAAKEISEKTSGRVKLKFYPGGVMGNDKSVMKKIRLGQLQGGALTGGSLASIYPDMQIYSLPMVFKNYNEIDYVRPVFDPLLKKGMKKKGFTILGISEGGFAYLMSNSPIKNVADLKKHKLWIPEDDLLDDALFRKMGVYPVSLPLADVYTGLQTGLIDTIGSTTTGALAFQWHTRIRSVTDFPLAYLVGVLIVDNKSFNKINAADQKIIKNVIAKTFSALDKINRKDNKNARQALQKMGTKFVKPDESEIAYWDRLADEVIEETGSKAATPELYQKLKKMLAKYRSGTNSSVAR, encoded by the coding sequence ATGCCATTTATACACATATCTAAGCGATTCACACAATTTTTTCTTGTTATTGCAATATTTTTATCATTTAGCAACAGCCATGCAATGACATTAAAAATTGCGACACTTGCGCCTGATGGCACTTCATGGATGAAGAACATGCGTGCTGCAGCAAAGGAGATCAGTGAAAAAACCAGTGGCCGGGTGAAATTGAAATTCTACCCAGGTGGCGTCATGGGCAATGACAAGAGCGTGATGAAAAAAATTCGCCTCGGTCAATTGCAGGGTGGCGCCCTGACAGGAGGCAGCCTGGCAAGCATCTATCCTGACATGCAGATCTACAGCTTGCCTATGGTATTCAAAAACTATAATGAAATCGATTATGTTCGCCCTGTTTTCGACCCCTTGCTTAAAAAGGGTATGAAAAAAAAAGGATTTACCATACTTGGAATCTCTGAAGGTGGTTTTGCTTACCTGATGTCCAATAGCCCAATAAAGAATGTGGCTGATCTGAAAAAACATAAACTGTGGATACCAGAAGACGATCTACTGGATGATGCACTGTTCAGAAAAATGGGCGTTTATCCTGTTTCCCTGCCGCTGGCAGATGTCTACACAGGCCTGCAAACAGGCCTTATAGATACTATCGGCTCAACAACTACAGGTGCCCTGGCATTTCAATGGCACACTCGAATTCGCAGCGTCACCGATTTTCCACTGGCATATCTTGTTGGCGTGCTGATTGTCGACAATAAAAGTTTTAATAAGATAAACGCTGCTGACCAGAAGATTATAAAAAACGTCATTGCAAAAACTTTCTCTGCGCTGGATAAAATCAACCGTAAGGACAACAAGAATGCCCGACAGGCTTTACAAAAGATGGGAACAAAATTTGTGAAACCTGATGAAAGCGAAATCGCCTACTGGGATCGTCTCGCCGATGAGGTGATTGAGGAAACAGGCAGCAAGGCAGCCACACCCGAGCTTTATCAAAAGCTGAAAAAAATGCTAGCAAAATATCGTTCAGGTACAAACTCTTCTGTAGCAAGGTAA